From bacterium, one genomic window encodes:
- the prmA gene encoding 50S ribosomal protein L11 methyltransferase, translating to MSKSIELTVKVNPAWVEYVSDVLIEKLGCSGVVTDEKYYDDEILTRENTGIIKGYKTFIENMPVNQDFIQDTLLQERTKLVSLGIEAQNLGEWTVSLAEISDDEWAHSWKQYWHPLKISKKVVICPSWEEYKANNDEIIINLDPGSAFGTGTHPTTRLCVQALEQTIKTSNPSTDSLIKIADVGTGSGILAIAGIKLGADFAVGVDNDASVIYVAEENAKKNDLADKCTFYTGVATDISGEYEIVVANILAHVLIEAMPELVALMKQSGKLILSGIILGKSKDVQDSCIQNGLKIVEVLQEDTWVAIIAEK from the coding sequence ATGAGTAAATCAATAGAACTGACTGTCAAAGTAAATCCTGCGTGGGTAGAATATGTTTCTGACGTTTTAATTGAAAAATTAGGATGTAGCGGTGTTGTAACAGACGAAAAATATTATGATGACGAAATTTTGACCAGAGAAAATACAGGCATAATCAAAGGTTATAAGACTTTTATTGAAAATATGCCTGTAAATCAGGATTTTATTCAAGATACATTACTTCAAGAAAGAACCAAACTTGTTTCTCTAGGAATTGAAGCACAAAATTTAGGCGAATGGACGGTTTCTCTGGCGGAAATTTCTGATGATGAATGGGCTCACAGCTGGAAACAATACTGGCATCCTCTAAAAATTTCCAAGAAAGTGGTAATTTGTCCAAGTTGGGAAGAATACAAAGCCAATAATGACGAAATAATTATAAACTTAGACCCCGGAAGTGCATTTGGAACAGGAACTCACCCGACAACAAGACTTTGCGTTCAGGCATTAGAGCAAACTATTAAAACGTCAAACCCATCAACAGACAGCCTGATAAAAATAGCTGATGTAGGCACAGGCTCGGGGATTCTTGCCATTGCAGGAATCAAACTCGGTGCTGATTTTGCTGTAGGGGTTGATAATGATGCTTCTGTAATTTATGTGGCAGAAGAAAACGCTAAAAAAAATGATTTAGCTGACAAATGCACATTTTATACAGGTGTAGCGACTGATATATCAGGCGAATACGAAATAGTCGTGGCAAATATACTTGCTCATGTCCTTATTGAAGCCATGCCGGAACTTGTTGCGCTTATGAAACAAAGCGGAAAATTAATTTTGAGCGGAATAATATTGGGAAAATCAAAAGATGTACAGGATTCCTGCATTCAAAACGGATTAAAAATTGTTGAAGTTTTGCAGGAAGATACCTGGGTTGCAATCATCGCAGAAAAATAA
- a CDS encoding acetyl-CoA carboxylase carboxyltransferase subunit alpha, translating into MNKQFTPLEFEKSIYQIEDKIEELETLSSETGINLDDQIKILTAQALEFKKQLYSSLTPSQKLQIARHPKRPTFLDYVSLITTDWVELHGDRAGTDDRAIIGGVAQIEGKSVMLIGTQKGRTTKENIEYNFGMPQPEGYRKALRLFYHADRFNLPIITLIDTPGAYPGIKAEQTGQGTAIAVNLREMAKLETPIISVILGEGCSGGALGLAVSNRVYMFEHSLYTVISPEGCASILWRSADMASTAAENLKITANDLLKMEIIDGIIQEPLGGAHYDWDFTATELKNTVLKSINELSALSGKETKADRHEKFRRMGVFVE; encoded by the coding sequence ATGAATAAACAATTTACCCCTTTAGAATTTGAAAAATCAATATATCAAATAGAAGATAAAATAGAAGAACTTGAAACATTAAGTTCAGAAACAGGCATAAATCTTGATGACCAGATAAAAATACTTACAGCTCAGGCTCTTGAATTCAAAAAACAGCTTTATTCGAGTCTTACGCCTTCTCAAAAGCTTCAAATTGCAAGACATCCAAAAAGACCTACGTTTCTTGACTATGTTTCTTTAATAACAACAGACTGGGTTGAACTTCACGGAGACAGAGCAGGAACAGATGACAGAGCTATTATAGGAGGAGTTGCCCAGATAGAAGGCAAATCTGTTATGCTTATTGGTACACAAAAAGGCAGAACAACCAAAGAAAACATTGAATACAACTTTGGAATGCCTCAGCCGGAAGGATACCGCAAAGCATTAAGACTTTTTTATCACGCAGACAGATTTAATTTGCCTATCATAACCCTTATTGATACACCTGGGGCTTATCCCGGGATAAAAGCCGAACAAACAGGTCAGGGCACGGCTATTGCTGTTAACTTAAGAGAAATGGCTAAATTAGAAACTCCTATTATTTCGGTGATTTTAGGCGAAGGCTGCTCAGGCGGTGCGCTTGGTTTAGCAGTTTCAAACAGGGTTTATATGTTTGAACATTCTCTTTATACAGTAATTTCCCCTGAAGGTTGCGCTTCTATTCTCTGGAGAAGTGCTGATATGGCAAGCACGGCAGCAGAAAACCTTAAAATAACTGCAAATGATTTATTAAAAATGGAAATAATTGATGGAATTATTCAGGAGCCTCTTGGCGGAGCGCACTATGATTGGGATTTTACCGCCACAGAATTGAAAAATACTGTCCTTAAAAGTATTAACGAATTGAGTGCACTGTCAGGAAAAGAAACTAAAGCCGACAGGCATGAAAAATTCCGCAGAATGGGCGTATTTGTTGAATGA
- the accD gene encoding acetyl-CoA carboxylase, carboxyltransferase subunit beta, producing the protein MSLRDWFENRRNKQLNADLVESKISGDDLLKLWEKCYNCNTSLPQKELEQNMLVCPKCDYHFRIGARDRIEQLLDEDTFKEINSNMLPSDPLDFVDTMRYKTRQVDAKKKSNLNEAVVTGIGEISDWEVALAVMDFAYMGGSMGSVVGEKITRLIEEGIKRNIPIIALTSSGGARMQESCLSLMQMAKTSCAVARANEQKVLYITVLTEPTFGGVTASFGTLGDIIIAEQGARIGFAGRRVIEQTIRQKLPPDFQTAEYLLKYGHVDMVSHRKELKETLEKLLKIHAPVRVKV; encoded by the coding sequence ATGAGCTTACGAGACTGGTTTGAAAATAGAAGAAATAAACAGCTAAATGCAGACCTTGTTGAATCAAAGATATCGGGAGATGATTTATTAAAACTATGGGAAAAATGTTATAACTGCAATACAAGCCTTCCTCAAAAGGAATTGGAACAAAATATGCTGGTATGCCCCAAATGTGATTATCATTTCAGGATTGGAGCAAGAGACCGCATAGAGCAGTTATTGGATGAAGATACATTCAAAGAAATAAACAGTAACATGCTTCCTTCTGATCCTCTGGATTTTGTAGATACAATGCGTTATAAAACCAGACAGGTGGATGCAAAAAAGAAATCAAATCTTAATGAAGCTGTTGTTACCGGCATTGGGGAAATTTCCGATTGGGAAGTAGCACTTGCCGTTATGGATTTTGCCTATATGGGCGGAAGTATGGGAAGTGTTGTCGGAGAGAAAATTACACGGCTTATAGAAGAAGGCATAAAAAGAAATATTCCTATTATTGCCTTAACGTCTTCAGGTGGTGCGAGGATGCAGGAAAGCTGTCTTAGTCTTATGCAAATGGCTAAAACCAGCTGCGCTGTTGCAAGAGCCAATGAGCAAAAGGTTCTTTATATCACTGTACTGACAGAACCTACTTTTGGCGGTGTTACTGCCAGCTTTGGTACTCTTGGCGATATAATAATTGCAGAACAGGGCGCAAGAATAGGTTTTGCCGGAAGAAGAGTTATTGAACAGACCATAAGACAAAAACTTCCGCCTGATTTCCAGACAGCCGAATATCTGCTTAAATACGGACATGTGGATATGGTTTCTCACAGAAAAGAGCTAAAAGAAACATTGGAAAAATTATTAAAAATACACGCTCCTGTACGTGTCAAAGTCTAA
- a CDS encoding SemiSWEET transporter, translating to MNTTIINILGFIAAILTTSGFVPQLLQIIKTKSVKDISFEMFAMFLAGVTCWFIYGLLIKSPPVIAANLASMIMNITILVYKIKYD from the coding sequence ATGAACACTACGATTATTAACATTTTAGGTTTTATTGCTGCAATACTTACAACAAGCGGTTTTGTTCCGCAATTATTGCAGATTATAAAGACAAAATCTGTCAAAGATATCTCTTTTGAAATGTTTGCAATGTTTTTAGCAGGAGTTACCTGCTGGTTTATTTACGGTCTGTTGATAAAATCACCGCCGGTAATTGCTGCAAACCTTGCAAGTATGATTATGAATATAACTATACTTGTTTATAAGATTAAATACGACTAA
- a CDS encoding CxxC-x17-CxxC domain-containing protein, with protein MFKQNFEDQELQCVECGQGFIFSGEDQEFYQQKRYSTPKRCPVCRANRKMQDTRGGGGRSGGGGGRGPRPQFKAVCAACGIETTVPFEPKSDRPVYCSDCYRNNY; from the coding sequence ATGTTCAAGCAAAACTTCGAAGACCAAGAATTACAATGTGTAGAATGTGGTCAAGGCTTTATCTTCAGTGGTGAAGATCAGGAATTTTATCAACAAAAAAGATATTCCACCCCAAAAAGATGTCCTGTATGTAGAGCAAACAGAAAAATGCAAGACACCAGAGGCGGCGGCGGAAGAAGCGGTGGCGGCGGCGGAAGAGGTCCAAGACCTCAATTCAAAGCTGTTTGTGCGGCGTGCGGTATAGAAACAACTGTTCCTTTTGAACCAAAAAGTGACAGACCTGTTTACTGTTCTGATTGTTACAGAAATAATTATTAA
- a CDS encoding NADP-dependent malic enzyme: MLLRSLIGEKTTENFELPAETEKLSLEEKSVELHKRAKGVIKIENNFNNENISDETKRISEEISKNPDAAYQLTPKGNLVAVISDGSAVLGLGNIGAEAALPVMEGKSVLFKTLGDVDAMPICLKTQNTDELIKIISKLSPILGGINLEDISAPRCFEIENALIEKLNIPVFHDDQHGTAVVVLAGFINSLKLVGKKAEEIKVVVNGAGAGATAVAKLLLNYGVKNLILCDRTGAIYNGRTEGMNFFKQEMAEITNPCKEKGLFKDVIKNADFFIGLSSGNIVNQEMIKSMAKKAVVFALANPIPEIMPEEALKAGAFIVATGRSDYKNQVNNSLAFPGIFRGVLDVRAEKITDEMKISAAHAIANLIQEHELNSEYIIPHALDLKVPPAVAKAVAETAIKANIAGIKI, from the coding sequence ATGCTTTTAAGATCATTAATTGGTGAAAAAACTACAGAAAACTTCGAACTCCCTGCTGAAACAGAAAAACTTTCGCTTGAGGAAAAATCTGTTGAGCTTCATAAAAGAGCAAAAGGGGTTATTAAAATTGAAAATAACTTTAATAATGAAAATATTTCTGATGAAACAAAACGAATTTCTGAAGAAATAAGCAAAAATCCGGATGCAGCGTACCAATTAACACCAAAAGGAAATTTAGTAGCTGTTATAAGCGATGGTTCTGCCGTGCTTGGATTGGGGAATATAGGAGCAGAAGCTGCATTACCGGTTATGGAGGGAAAGTCAGTACTTTTCAAAACTCTTGGCGATGTTGACGCCATGCCAATTTGTTTAAAAACTCAAAATACAGATGAATTAATCAAAATTATAAGTAAATTAAGTCCGATTTTGGGTGGGATAAACCTTGAAGATATTTCTGCCCCGAGATGTTTCGAGATAGAAAACGCTCTTATTGAGAAGTTAAATATACCGGTATTTCATGACGACCAGCATGGGACTGCGGTTGTTGTGCTTGCAGGATTTATAAATTCTCTTAAGCTCGTAGGTAAAAAGGCTGAAGAAATTAAAGTTGTTGTAAATGGAGCAGGTGCAGGAGCAACAGCAGTTGCAAAGCTTTTGCTCAACTATGGCGTGAAAAATCTCATTCTTTGCGACAGAACAGGCGCTATCTATAATGGAAGAACCGAAGGCATGAACTTCTTCAAACAGGAAATGGCTGAAATTACTAATCCTTGCAAAGAAAAAGGGCTATTTAAAGACGTTATAAAAAATGCAGACTTTTTTATCGGGCTTTCGTCAGGAAATATTGTTAATCAGGAAATGATAAAATCTATGGCAAAAAAAGCCGTTGTTTTCGCTCTTGCAAACCCTATTCCCGAAATTATGCCAGAAGAAGCACTTAAAGCGGGAGCTTTTATTGTTGCAACAGGGCGTTCAGATTACAAGAATCAGGTGAATAATTCTCTGGCATTTCCGGGAATATTTAGAGGAGTTCTGGATGTCAGAGCGGAAAAAATTACTGATGAAATGAAAATAAGTGCAGCTCACGCAATAGCAAATTTAATTCAGGAGCATGAGCTTAACTCCGAATATATAATTCCGCATGCGCTGGATTTAAAAGTTCCTCCTGCTGTTGCAAAAGCAGTTGCCGAAACAGCCATAAAAGCAAATATCGCAGGGATTAAAATTTAA
- a CDS encoding STAS domain-containing protein, translated as MNLCLTNLRKNISLVKPVKSGNRDINCLITQIKMLMSESSDKNIILDLTEINFLDCIKVSAIIGTYHFLDLNNKKIYIIVGNKEVKDSIKTLSFDNIEIIYSRNNFALESIA; from the coding sequence ATGAATTTGTGTTTGACTAATTTAAGAAAAAACATATCTCTGGTTAAGCCCGTAAAATCAGGAAATAGAGATATTAATTGTCTTATTACCCAGATTAAGATGCTGATGTCTGAGAGTTCTGATAAAAATATTATTCTGGATCTTACAGAAATTAATTTTCTTGATTGTATCAAAGTAAGCGCAATTATTGGTACATATCATTTTTTGGATTTGAATAATAAAAAAATATATATAATAGTAGGAAATAAAGAAGTTAAAGATTCTATTAAAACACTTAGCTTTGATAATATTGAAATAATCTACAGCAGAAATAATTTTGCTCTTGAAAGCATTGCTTAA
- the coaD gene encoding pantetheine-phosphate adenylyltransferase, with the protein MLTVAIYPGSFDPITNGHLDVLERASKIFNKVIIAVLGNPNKNSFLSVETRVELIKNSVSHLKNVEVDNFVGLTVEYAKSKGANVLIRGLRAVSDFEYEMQMAQINQNLGPQLDSIFLVPKVENNFVSSSIVKEVALLGGDISQFVPEPVNKYFKMINNK; encoded by the coding sequence ATTTTGACAGTCGCAATTTATCCTGGAAGCTTTGATCCTATAACAAACGGGCATCTTGATGTTCTTGAAAGAGCTTCCAAAATATTTAATAAAGTAATAATTGCAGTGCTGGGAAATCCAAACAAAAATTCCTTCTTATCTGTTGAAACAAGAGTAGAACTTATAAAAAATTCCGTTTCACACCTGAAAAATGTTGAAGTGGATAATTTTGTAGGTTTAACAGTAGAGTATGCTAAAAGTAAAGGTGCAAATGTACTTATAAGAGGATTAAGAGCTGTATCTGACTTTGAGTACGAAATGCAGATGGCTCAAATAAACCAAAATCTCGGTCCGCAGCTTGACAGTATTTTTCTTGTGCCAAAGGTGGAAAACAACTTTGTATCATCCAGCATAGTAAAAGAAGTTGCTTTATTAGGCGGAGATATTTCACAATTCGTACCGGAACCCGTTAACAAATATTTTAAGATGATAAACAACAAATAA
- a CDS encoding tetratricopeptide repeat protein, which translates to MNEMIIFGIFGIFGIGLIITLLYKFIVPVSEKNGSLYDVEGNLSQDKVIEKANMYYEMGQLSKAISLLEDYIKKSPDDLTIRAVLGDYLIEKNLISKAEKHFNHIVKNDPKDRNALEKLADCYYYEEKNNKAIELYSVILSAFPDNQEVRYKFADSLAKAGKVDNAIKELRKILTKDHFNIEARKKLSSLFYNNGEFKRAISELEEISRIDGRDIDLFKRIGHIYLKIGDYINAAFIYRKIIDLDDSEINIHFDLANIYMKLQNYDKAAKIYNDLIEKGYEVTPEMSYDLANIYFAAANYDKVISMCRQLLMMHPDFEKASFLIALSYKNLKKYDEAISAYKKLIREAGTAEKEEKYKYEISDLLCELGQEVFKRRDYQTALDKYIEAVNFNPKNPEIYYNLGKINHAVKNYEVAISHFNKALELSNSDIKILLNIGEIYEEIGEHNTAINYYYDAVKLYPEDYKARHSLGVALGTAGFSDKAQEELQKAIEIEPDNPDSYYHLALVCEAKGSYVEAKSNYKKALEINPNHIEAKNNLGIIIEEESK; encoded by the coding sequence ATGAATGAGATGATAATATTTGGAATATTTGGGATATTTGGAATTGGCTTAATTATTACACTTTTATATAAGTTTATTGTCCCTGTATCTGAAAAGAACGGAAGCCTTTATGATGTGGAAGGCAATTTGAGCCAGGATAAAGTCATTGAAAAGGCAAATATGTATTATGAAATGGGGCAATTAAGCAAAGCAATATCTTTGCTTGAAGATTACATAAAGAAAAGTCCTGATGATTTGACAATAAGAGCTGTACTTGGAGATTATTTAATAGAAAAAAATCTTATAAGCAAAGCTGAGAAGCACTTTAACCATATAGTAAAAAATGATCCAAAAGACAGAAATGCATTAGAAAAATTGGCTGATTGTTATTATTATGAAGAAAAAAATAATAAAGCAATTGAACTTTATTCAGTAATCCTATCAGCGTTTCCTGATAATCAGGAAGTAAGATACAAATTTGCGGATTCTCTGGCAAAAGCAGGAAAAGTTGATAATGCAATAAAAGAATTAAGAAAAATATTAACAAAAGATCACTTTAATATTGAAGCAAGAAAAAAACTTTCAAGTCTTTTCTATAATAATGGTGAATTTAAAAGAGCCATTTCTGAATTGGAAGAAATATCCAGGATAGATGGACGAGATATTGATCTATTTAAAAGAATAGGTCATATATATTTAAAAATTGGAGACTATATAAACGCAGCGTTTATATACAGAAAAATTATAGATCTTGATGATTCTGAAATAAATATCCATTTTGATCTGGCAAATATTTATATGAAACTCCAAAACTACGATAAAGCAGCAAAAATTTACAATGATTTAATAGAAAAAGGTTATGAAGTTACACCTGAAATGAGTTATGACCTTGCAAACATTTATTTTGCAGCGGCTAATTATGATAAAGTAATTTCAATGTGCAGACAATTATTAATGATGCATCCTGATTTTGAAAAAGCTTCTTTCCTAATAGCACTTTCTTATAAAAATCTCAAAAAATATGATGAAGCAATTAGTGCCTATAAAAAATTAATCAGAGAAGCCGGCACTGCTGAAAAAGAAGAAAAATACAAATATGAAATAAGTGACCTTCTTTGTGAATTGGGTCAGGAAGTCTTTAAGAGAAGAGACTATCAGACGGCGCTTGATAAGTATATTGAGGCTGTAAATTTTAATCCTAAAAATCCGGAAATTTATTATAATCTTGGAAAAATAAATCATGCCGTAAAAAATTATGAGGTGGCAATTTCTCATTTTAATAAAGCTCTTGAATTATCTAATTCTGATATAAAAATCTTACTGAATATAGGTGAGATTTATGAAGAAATCGGTGAACATAATACGGCAATTAATTATTATTATGATGCGGTAAAACTTTATCCTGAAGATTATAAGGCAAGGCATTCTCTCGGAGTGGCTCTAGGGACAGCAGGATTTAGCGATAAGGCACAAGAAGAACTGCAAAAAGCTATTGAAATTGAACCGGATAATCCTGACTCTTATTATCATCTGGCACTGGTTTGTGAAGCAAAAGGAAGTTATGTAGAAGCTAAATCAAACTATAAAAAAGCTCTTGAGATAAATCCGAATCATATCGAAGCAAAAAATAATCTGGGAATTATTATAGAAGAAGAATCAAAATAA
- the rlmN gene encoding 23S rRNA (adenine(2503)-C(2))-methyltransferase RlmN — MNNLENKKVLSGLSLKELEKFIIENDEPAFRARQLQYWLYKKNADNFEKMSNLSKDFRNKLQDIAIISDIKIKQKLVSKDRTIKYLLEYPDGNVVETVLMSFDKRPNLTACVSTQVGCAVGCTFCATGKRGFIRNLKAREIVDQILTIQRDTGLTVTNLVYMGQGEPLLNYDETIESINIINSELEIGMRRITVSTSGIVPKIYQLTEMNRQLILALSLHAPDHELRKKLMPIEEKYPVDEVIKAMKHYAEKTGRRVTIEYTLIEGVNDSVEHAEKVNKLLKGLKYNINLIPYNPVCGDMFKKPSMERINKFKNVLEKVERKVTVRLERGTDIAAACGQLAGQVL; from the coding sequence ATGAATAATTTGGAAAATAAAAAAGTTTTATCAGGACTGTCTCTAAAAGAACTTGAAAAATTTATAATTGAAAACGATGAGCCGGCTTTTAGAGCAAGACAGCTCCAATATTGGCTTTATAAAAAAAATGCTGATAATTTTGAAAAAATGAGTAATTTGTCAAAAGATTTTCGAAATAAACTTCAAGATATTGCAATAATTTCTGACATCAAAATAAAACAAAAACTGGTAAGCAAAGACAGGACTATAAAATACCTTCTTGAATATCCTGACGGGAATGTTGTTGAAACTGTTTTAATGAGTTTTGATAAACGTCCGAATTTAACAGCTTGCGTCAGTACACAAGTCGGATGTGCAGTCGGTTGCACTTTCTGTGCAACAGGAAAAAGAGGTTTTATCAGAAATCTTAAAGCAAGAGAAATTGTCGATCAGATTCTAACAATTCAAAGAGATACAGGGCTTACTGTGACAAATCTGGTTTATATGGGGCAGGGAGAACCGCTTCTTAACTATGATGAAACTATTGAGTCAATAAACATAATTAACTCCGAGCTTGAAATAGGAATGAGGCGTATTACTGTTTCTACCAGCGGAATAGTTCCAAAAATATATCAGCTTACAGAAATGAACAGGCAGCTTATTCTTGCTTTATCACTTCATGCACCTGATCATGAGCTAAGAAAAAAGTTGATGCCCATAGAAGAAAAATATCCGGTTGATGAAGTCATAAAAGCAATGAAACATTACGCAGAAAAAACAGGAAGACGTGTAACTATTGAGTATACTTTGATAGAGGGAGTTAATGATTCTGTTGAACATGCAGAAAAAGTAAACAAGCTGTTAAAAGGCTTAAAATACAATATAAATCTCATCCCCTACAACCCTGTATGTGGTGATATGTTCAAAAAACCTTCTATGGAAAGAATAAATAAATTCAAAAACGTTCTTGAAAAAGTTGAAAGAAAAGTTACCGTGAGACTGGAAAGAGGTACTGATATAGCAGCCGCTTGCGGACAGCTTGCAGGTCAGGTCTTATGA
- a CDS encoding nicotinamide-nucleotide amidohydrolase family protein — translation MNSNDIVKNIEEIIGRLLLEKKLTISIAESCTGGLVSSRLTDISGSSAYIKLNLVTYSNESKIEMLKVPEEILTTYGAVSEQTAAAMAEGAKKLFIADIGVGITGIAGPTGATLTKPIGLVYIGISNGEKTEVLKINANPLWKRRKIKFFASEEALEFLKLFIEKNY, via the coding sequence TTGAATAGCAACGATATAGTGAAAAATATTGAAGAAATCATCGGAAGACTTCTACTGGAGAAAAAATTGACGATTTCTATAGCAGAATCATGCACAGGGGGGCTAGTTAGCTCGAGATTAACAGATATTTCAGGCAGTTCTGCATATATTAAGCTTAATTTGGTAACTTATTCCAACGAATCCAAAATAGAAATGCTCAAAGTTCCTGAAGAAATACTGACAACTTACGGAGCCGTAAGCGAACAAACTGCTGCTGCAATGGCAGAAGGAGCAAAAAAACTTTTTATAGCTGATATTGGTGTAGGAATAACCGGAATAGCAGGACCAACAGGTGCAACTCTTACAAAACCAATCGGTCTTGTTTATATAGGGATTTCAAACGGGGAAAAAACCGAAGTACTAAAAATCAATGCCAACCCTTTGTGGAAAAGACGTAAAATAAAATTTTTTGCCAGTGAAGAAGCTCTGGAATTTTTGAAATTGTTTATAGAAAAAAATTATTAA